A stretch of the Nematostella vectensis chromosome 1, jaNemVect1.1, whole genome shotgun sequence genome encodes the following:
- the LOC5518238 gene encoding HMG domain-containing protein 4 isoform X2, translating into MSSKRPSKRKRVSGTPTQDLESPIGGSSLPKSAKYDDNLLADSSSIRRSSRPPKPKAIDEDFIEIGLGSPKSHTEAPTSRFNFQPARRQSLESAETSVEASARRSSRAAKPKKLAEEFVDLNARSPKTEDQVRLLSSTPSDVSNKDAAKVRKSSRPPKPKRFGDDDGMDTNLSSPKNDFDFQLPIALERAASTSSANSMDNPASPEGTNVRRSFRSPKPKILDGELPFLALPPKSIDLTKQPESLSTAGSRTLSKANKTNPNQMSSTGQELHPNSGLPKPGGPNTKHRISADLTEGHKRETRKSYKSFLKELGYEERLEELPEKPGGPVKKGKGKDKSSNFDDSRESVRKSGNAKKDAPALKLSPFQPEANKGAHVPPTSDGSPKVRVSSRTPIPKRTFALLDESLDLVSPTALGGILYEFDAPQQRKRDRPTEDFDLGPTQKEVAGGKSRKATSVREASETAPLPSVSSATQEKTPKLKPSKKSRKTTTPTAVPEEIANTDSSFAVEGPKQVKKSNKNSGKQGDKAITSTKQGAASREKPKHRHSKSKEVDKSHSEVKEEDQHIILKVHLTHSDSSAHKKHHTHIDPEKKHHTDSNKHHSDSPTNKKHKHKHSSPSQDEAADGKNKKSVQEKSVVDKSGKPAKASKKREHSSSGGDSDSVTKKKKKKAAGKGDSVQTSEDGAKDVKKISIKFKGLTGVPSAEQVISEKKKKKKSILPPETQLGLPKQEHVKLVIKKDKAGNVSGKSDVKSPQKQPKRQDHKPKTPKASPEKRSCGKENTAKKAKEDRGTPEKQKSLVTGYLLYCKQERSKIAEANPGLEFAKISMKVGEAWNSLPEDDKQVYRNKAKEIKAKQGIPESSKPETGTSSAPSTQPIDMAAHLKLLGESLTTIGTTLRAQEAMEVHGTLSVLLDSILCAMCPLTFLTSQVEELNGCSVKTQAKILDDLAYIMPGLG; encoded by the exons ATGTCTAGTAAAAGGCCCTCGAAGCGTAAACGGGTATCAGGAACACCCACGCAAGACCTCGAGTCGCCGATTGGCGGAAGTTCTCTGCCAAAGTCGGCGAAATACGATGATAACTTGCTTGCCGACTCATCGTCAATTCGACGATCGTCTAGACCGCCAAAGCCCAAAGCCATCGATGAAGATTTCATAGAAATCGGGTTGGGCTCCCCAAAAAGTCACACAGAAGCTCCAACTAGCAGGTTTAATTTTCAGCCAGCGCGAAGACAGAGTTTGGAATCTGCTGAAACGAGTGTAGAAGCTTCGGCCAGACGGTCATCTAGAGCCGCCAAACCGAAGAAGCTAGCTGAGGAGTTTGTTGATTTGAACGCTCGATCGCCGAAAACTGAGGACCAAGTTCGATTACTAAGTAGCACCCCTAGTGATGTGAGTAATAAAGATGCTGCTAAGGTAAGGAAGTCTTCACGCCCGCCCAAACCAAAACGATTTGGTGATGACGATGGCATGGATACCAATTTGAGCTCCCCAAAAAacgattttgattttcagctGCCCATTGCTTTAGAACGTGCTGCCAGTACTTCAAGTGCTAACTCTATGGACAACCCAGCGTCTCCTGAAGGCACAAATGTGAGAAGGTCCTTTAGATCGCCCAAACCAAAGATCTTAGATGGTGAGCTTCCTTTTCTAGCATTGCCACCAAAGAGCATTGACCTCACAAAACAGCCAGAGAGTCTGAGTACAGCAGGGTCTAGAACACTTTCCAAGGCGAATAAAACAAATCCTAATCAGATGAGTAGCACAGGACAGGAGTTGCACCCTAACAGTGGTCTTCCAAAGCCAGGTGGTCCAAATACGAAACACAGAATAAGTGCAGATCTCACTGAAGGCCATAAAAGGGAAACAAGGAAAAGCTACAAGAGCTTTTTAAAAGAACTTGGGTATGAAGAGAGGCTGGAAGAGTTGCCCGAGAAACCTGGCGGACCTGTGAAAAAAGGTAAGGGGAAGGACAAGTCATCAAACTTTGATGATTCCAGAGAATCTGTGAGGAAAAGTGGAAATGCTAAGAAAGATGCTCCAGCTTTGAAATTGTCACCATTTCAGCCAGAGGCAAATAAAGGTGCACATGTTCCACCAACATCTGATGGTTCACCTAAAGTCAGAGTCTCTTCAAGGACACCCATTCCAAAGAGAACATTTGCTCTACTGGATGAGTCTTTAGATCTTGTATCTCCAACTGCACTTGGGGGCATTTTGTATGAATTTGATGCTCCACAGCAGAGGAAGAGAGATAGACCAACTGAGGATTTTGATCTTGGCCCGACTCAAAAAGAGGTTGCTGGAGGAAAGTCAAGGAAGGCTACAAGTGTGAGGGAAGCAAGTGAGACTGCCCCTCTTCCTAGCGTGTCATCAGCAACACAAGAAAAGACCCCCAAACTGAAGCCCTcgaaaaaatcaagaaaaacaacaacccCGACTGCAGTTCCAGAGGAAATTGCCAATACTGATAGTTCTTTTGCAGTGGAAGGGCCAAAGCAAGTTAAGAAAAGTAACAAGAACTCGGGGAAACAAGGTGATAAAGCCATAACTTCTACTAAACAGGGGGCGGCATCAAGGGAGAAACCAAAACACAGACACTCAAAAAGTAAGGAAGTTGACAAATCTCATAGCGAAGTGAAAGAAGAGGATCAACATATCATACTGAAAGTACATCTCACTCATTCAGACAGTTCAGCGCACAAGAAGCATCATACACACATAGACCCTGAGAAAAAGCACCATACAGACAGCAATAAACATCACTCTGACAGCCCGACTAACAAAAAGCACAAGCACAAGCATTCATCACCCAGTCAAGATGAAGCTGCTGATGGGAAAAATAAGAAGTCTGTGCAAGAGAAATCAGTGGTTGATAAGTCTGGAAAGCCTGCAAAAGCTTCAAAAAAGCGTGAACATAGTAGCTCAGGAGGAGATAGTGATAGTGtaacaaagaaaaagaaaaaaaaggctgcAGGTAAGGGAGATTCTGTTCAAACTAGTGAGGATGGTGCAAAGGATGTGAAAAAGATATCCATCAAATTCAAGGGACTAACAGGCGTCCCGTCTGCTGAGCAAGTCATCtcggagaaaaaaaagaaaaagaaatcaatTTTGCCTCCAGAGACACAGCTAGGATTACCGAAGCAAGAACATGTTAAACTTGTGATAAAGAAAGATAAGGCTGGAAACGTCAGTGGTAAAAGTGATGTTAAGTCTCCACAAAAACAACCAAAAAGACAAGATCACAAACCAAAAACCCCGAAAGCTTCACCAGAGAAGAGATCCTGTGGGAAGGAGAACACTGCAAAGAAAGCGAAAGAAGACAGAGGAACACCAGAAAAACAG AAATCCTTAGTCACTGGTTATCTTCTGTATTGTAAGCAAGAAAGGTCTAAGATAGCAGAGGCTAATCCAGGTTTAG AATTCGCTAAAATAAGCATGAAAGTTGGTGAAGCATGGAACAGTTTGCCAGAAGACGACAAGCAG GTATACAGAAATAAAGCTAAGGAGATTAAAGCAAAGCAAGGAATACCTGAGTCAAGCAAACCAGAGACAGGCACTTCCAGTGCACCATCAACACAGCCAATCGACATGGCTGCCCATCTTAAACTTCTTGGGGAGTCACTAACCACCATTGGCACGACATTGAGAGCACAG GAGGCAATGGAAGTTCATGGCACTTTGTCAGTCCTGTTGGATTCTATCCTATGTGCCATGTGCCCTTTAACTTTCTTGACCTCACAGGTCGAGGAGCTGAATGGCTGCTCTGTAAAAACCCAG gCGAAAATCCTCGATGACCTTGCATATATAATGCCCGGCCTTGGATGA
- the LOC5518238 gene encoding HMG domain-containing protein 4 isoform X1 yields MSSKRPSKRKRVSGTPTQDLESPIGGSSLPKSAKYDDNLLADSSSIRRSSRPPKPKAIDEDFIEIGLGSPKSHTEAPTSRFNFQPARRQSLESAETSVEASARRSSRAAKPKKLAEEFVDLNARSPKTEDQVRLLSSTPSDVSNKDAAKVRKSSRPPKPKRFGDDDGMDTNLSSPKNDFDFQLPIALERAASTSSANSMDNPASPEGTNVRRSFRSPKPKILDGELPFLALPPKSIDLTKQPESLSTAGSRTLSKANKTNPNQMSSTGQELHPNSGLPKPGGPNTKHRISADLTEGHKRETRKSYKSFLKELGYEERLEELPEKPGGPVKKGKGKDKSSNFDDSRESVRKSGNAKKDAPALKLSPFQPEANKGAHVPPTSDGSPKVRVSSRTPIPKRTFALLDESLDLVSPTALGGILYEFDAPQQRKRDRPTEDFDLGPTQKEVAGGKSRKATSVREASETAPLPSVSSATQEKTPKLKPSKKSRKTTTPTAVPEEIANTDSSFAVEGPKQVKKSNKNSGKQGDKAITSTKQGAASREKPKHRHSKSKEVDKSHSEVKEEDQHIILKVHLTHSDSSAHKKHHTHIDPEKKHHTDSNKHHSDSPTNKKHKHKHSSPSQDEAADGKNKKSVQEKSVVDKSGKPAKASKKREHSSSGGDSDSVTKKKKKKAAGKGDSVQTSEDGAKDVKKISIKFKGLTGVPSAEQVISEKKKKKKSILPPETQLGLPKQEHVKLVIKKDKAGNVSGKSDVKSPQKQPKRQDHKPKTPKASPEKRSCGKENTAKKAKEDRGTPEKQKKSLVTGYLLYCKQERSKIAEANPGLEFAKISMKVGEAWNSLPEDDKQVYRNKAKEIKAKQGIPESSKPETGTSSAPSTQPIDMAAHLKLLGESLTTIGTTLRAQEAMEVHGTLSVLLDSILCAMCPLTFLTSQVEELNGCSVKTQAKILDDLAYIMPGLG; encoded by the exons ATGTCTAGTAAAAGGCCCTCGAAGCGTAAACGGGTATCAGGAACACCCACGCAAGACCTCGAGTCGCCGATTGGCGGAAGTTCTCTGCCAAAGTCGGCGAAATACGATGATAACTTGCTTGCCGACTCATCGTCAATTCGACGATCGTCTAGACCGCCAAAGCCCAAAGCCATCGATGAAGATTTCATAGAAATCGGGTTGGGCTCCCCAAAAAGTCACACAGAAGCTCCAACTAGCAGGTTTAATTTTCAGCCAGCGCGAAGACAGAGTTTGGAATCTGCTGAAACGAGTGTAGAAGCTTCGGCCAGACGGTCATCTAGAGCCGCCAAACCGAAGAAGCTAGCTGAGGAGTTTGTTGATTTGAACGCTCGATCGCCGAAAACTGAGGACCAAGTTCGATTACTAAGTAGCACCCCTAGTGATGTGAGTAATAAAGATGCTGCTAAGGTAAGGAAGTCTTCACGCCCGCCCAAACCAAAACGATTTGGTGATGACGATGGCATGGATACCAATTTGAGCTCCCCAAAAAacgattttgattttcagctGCCCATTGCTTTAGAACGTGCTGCCAGTACTTCAAGTGCTAACTCTATGGACAACCCAGCGTCTCCTGAAGGCACAAATGTGAGAAGGTCCTTTAGATCGCCCAAACCAAAGATCTTAGATGGTGAGCTTCCTTTTCTAGCATTGCCACCAAAGAGCATTGACCTCACAAAACAGCCAGAGAGTCTGAGTACAGCAGGGTCTAGAACACTTTCCAAGGCGAATAAAACAAATCCTAATCAGATGAGTAGCACAGGACAGGAGTTGCACCCTAACAGTGGTCTTCCAAAGCCAGGTGGTCCAAATACGAAACACAGAATAAGTGCAGATCTCACTGAAGGCCATAAAAGGGAAACAAGGAAAAGCTACAAGAGCTTTTTAAAAGAACTTGGGTATGAAGAGAGGCTGGAAGAGTTGCCCGAGAAACCTGGCGGACCTGTGAAAAAAGGTAAGGGGAAGGACAAGTCATCAAACTTTGATGATTCCAGAGAATCTGTGAGGAAAAGTGGAAATGCTAAGAAAGATGCTCCAGCTTTGAAATTGTCACCATTTCAGCCAGAGGCAAATAAAGGTGCACATGTTCCACCAACATCTGATGGTTCACCTAAAGTCAGAGTCTCTTCAAGGACACCCATTCCAAAGAGAACATTTGCTCTACTGGATGAGTCTTTAGATCTTGTATCTCCAACTGCACTTGGGGGCATTTTGTATGAATTTGATGCTCCACAGCAGAGGAAGAGAGATAGACCAACTGAGGATTTTGATCTTGGCCCGACTCAAAAAGAGGTTGCTGGAGGAAAGTCAAGGAAGGCTACAAGTGTGAGGGAAGCAAGTGAGACTGCCCCTCTTCCTAGCGTGTCATCAGCAACACAAGAAAAGACCCCCAAACTGAAGCCCTcgaaaaaatcaagaaaaacaacaacccCGACTGCAGTTCCAGAGGAAATTGCCAATACTGATAGTTCTTTTGCAGTGGAAGGGCCAAAGCAAGTTAAGAAAAGTAACAAGAACTCGGGGAAACAAGGTGATAAAGCCATAACTTCTACTAAACAGGGGGCGGCATCAAGGGAGAAACCAAAACACAGACACTCAAAAAGTAAGGAAGTTGACAAATCTCATAGCGAAGTGAAAGAAGAGGATCAACATATCATACTGAAAGTACATCTCACTCATTCAGACAGTTCAGCGCACAAGAAGCATCATACACACATAGACCCTGAGAAAAAGCACCATACAGACAGCAATAAACATCACTCTGACAGCCCGACTAACAAAAAGCACAAGCACAAGCATTCATCACCCAGTCAAGATGAAGCTGCTGATGGGAAAAATAAGAAGTCTGTGCAAGAGAAATCAGTGGTTGATAAGTCTGGAAAGCCTGCAAAAGCTTCAAAAAAGCGTGAACATAGTAGCTCAGGAGGAGATAGTGATAGTGtaacaaagaaaaagaaaaaaaaggctgcAGGTAAGGGAGATTCTGTTCAAACTAGTGAGGATGGTGCAAAGGATGTGAAAAAGATATCCATCAAATTCAAGGGACTAACAGGCGTCCCGTCTGCTGAGCAAGTCATCtcggagaaaaaaaagaaaaagaaatcaatTTTGCCTCCAGAGACACAGCTAGGATTACCGAAGCAAGAACATGTTAAACTTGTGATAAAGAAAGATAAGGCTGGAAACGTCAGTGGTAAAAGTGATGTTAAGTCTCCACAAAAACAACCAAAAAGACAAGATCACAAACCAAAAACCCCGAAAGCTTCACCAGAGAAGAGATCCTGTGGGAAGGAGAACACTGCAAAGAAAGCGAAAGAAGACAGAGGAACACCAGAAAAACAG aAGAAATCCTTAGTCACTGGTTATCTTCTGTATTGTAAGCAAGAAAGGTCTAAGATAGCAGAGGCTAATCCAGGTTTAG AATTCGCTAAAATAAGCATGAAAGTTGGTGAAGCATGGAACAGTTTGCCAGAAGACGACAAGCAG GTATACAGAAATAAAGCTAAGGAGATTAAAGCAAAGCAAGGAATACCTGAGTCAAGCAAACCAGAGACAGGCACTTCCAGTGCACCATCAACACAGCCAATCGACATGGCTGCCCATCTTAAACTTCTTGGGGAGTCACTAACCACCATTGGCACGACATTGAGAGCACAG GAGGCAATGGAAGTTCATGGCACTTTGTCAGTCCTGTTGGATTCTATCCTATGTGCCATGTGCCCTTTAACTTTCTTGACCTCACAGGTCGAGGAGCTGAATGGCTGCTCTGTAAAAACCCAG gCGAAAATCCTCGATGACCTTGCATATATAATGCCCGGCCTTGGATGA